The genomic stretch TGCCTGTCAGAGACTGTGGgcttttctgcactgctgtcacCCCTTTCTTTtagggaaatggtttccaactgaaggaggggaggtttagactggacataaggaagaaattattacAATAAGGATCATGAggcaatggcacaggctgcccagagagatgatgatgccccatccctgcagattCCCAGCTCAGGCtggggggctctgagcacagatagagctgtgggtgcccctgtgcactgcagtgcCTTTCCATAAAGCACAGTAACACCATTCCCTTAAATGCACTCTTTCAAATCATCAAGTGACACAGAGCAGCCGCACAGGACAGAGGGTTTAACAGGAAAGACAAAAACTGACAGATCAGCATTTGCTTATCCGAAATGCCCGGGGCACAAACACCGCTCCCTTCGGACGCCCTGGAGCCATTTCCATTAGGACTCCTTTCATACACCGCACGCTCGGATTCCGAACCACCCGGATCAGAGGTAGGACCGGACCCCCGCCCCCGGGCTCCACAGAGTTGCGGGGCGGCGCTGACCTTCCGCCGGGCGTCCTCGTGCTGcgcctgcagcacctgcagctggaACGCCCCTCGCAGCTGAGCGCCgtccgcgccgccgcccgctgCGGAGAGAGAACGGGAGAGCTGTGGTCTCGCTATCGCGACAGTCGCGCCTCCGCCCCCCCCTCGCCCCGCGCTGACCTCCGGGCTCCGCGGCGCCGCTCCACGCGCCGTGCGGGCGGCTCGCCGGGGCCGGGCCTCGTCCGGCGGCGTCCTGCGACAGCGCCTGCGAAGCGATCGTGTCGATCTCCTCTAGGTCGTCCGCCGTGAAGTCATCGTTGTCCCCGAAGGGATCTTCTTCCGCCCCGACCTCCGCCGGCCCCTTGGGGCGTTTGCTGGGCGGGAAGCCGTTCCCCAGCGCGGCGGCCGGGGCGCTGCCCCGCGGCCAGCCCGCCCCGCACAGCGCGGGTCCGCTCCGTTTCCGCGGCCCGAGCGGCGGCCGGGTGGCCATGCCGAGAGCCActcggccccgcgccgccccgcgaCCCCGTCGGCCGGAAGCCCGCGCGCCGAGCCGCGGCCAATCGGCGGCGGGCTGCCCTCCTCCCCGGCCAATGGGCGGCCGCGCCTACGGCGGCCCCCGAGGGTCAATCCCGGCGCCGGCGCAACACCGCCGGCCGCAAGCGCCCCCGCCATTGGTCGCCGCTGCTCGCGCTGTGAGCGGCTCGCTGATTGGACGGGCGGGCGCGAGAGCGGCGGCCGACGGCGGTGGCGGCGCTGCTCTCCTCGGTGAGGGGAGAAGCGGTGACGTCACGCTGACGTCAGGTGACGTCATACCGCGCCACGGCCCGCTGGGACGAGCTGCGGCGTGTTCTGTGTGCAAGAAGATTCTGTATTTGGTGGTCCTACTTCATTTGTTCCTGCTGTTTCGTTTCTCAactcactgctgcaggaatCTTGCAGAAAAGTGCATTAAAACGTGGAATGCACGCCTGGATCGCCCTCCTGGTGGAGCCTCTGAGCCTGGATCTGGAGTCTTGGCCCCGGAGCAGCGCGTCTGAAAAGAGATGGATGGAGGTTTACAGACCACGTCCGTGTTTTGAGACGTACGAGCGACGAGAGCCCAGACGAGacggcggggcggagcggggccggagCCGGGAGATCCACGCGGCGGCGCGCCTCGTCCGCTCCCTCCCTTCCCGCTCCGACCAATCGGCGGCGAGGCCCTGCCCCTCCgccagcaaaacaaacacagcccGTCTCCGCGGCCGCCCAATGGCCGCGCGCGGCCGCCCGTaagccccgccccgcgcccgccgcgGCCAATGGGGATCGGGCTCGGCGGCCGCGgaggggcgcggggcgggccgCGTCGTTGTGACGCGCTGCTGCGCGACGTCGCCATTGGCCGGAGCGGCGGGCcgggcggagcggcgcggcggcgcTAGCGGCGGGCCGGGGCCGGAGCGGCGGCGAGCGGCGGCCGAGCGGCCATGAGAACCGAGACCTCCACGGCTGCGGCGTTCGTCACCCGCCTCCTGCGGGCCGCCGGCGGAATCGGCGAGGAGCAGCTGCGGTGCTTCCGGGAGTACCTGCAGGAGGCGCTGCGCGGTGAGCGGCGGCCCGGCCCGCTCCGCGTCGGCGGTGCTAACGCCGCTAACGCCGCTAACGCCGCTAACGCCGCTAACGCCGCTCTTTGTTCCCTCCCGCAGAGCACTACAAACACCACTGGTTCCCCACGGCGCCGACCAAGGGCTCCGGGTACCGGTGCATTAGGATCAACCATCAGATGGACCCGCTGATCGGCAAGGCGGCGGCGATGATCGGACTGAGCCACGAGAGACTTTTCCAGCTCTTGCCCAGCGAACTGACTCTTTGGGTCGACCCTTTCGAGGTGTCCTATCGGATAGGCGAGGACGGCTCCATCTGCGTCCTCTATGAAAGCCCACAGCCCGGGGCGAAGGCGAGCAAAGCCCTggagagcaggagcagctgtaAGAAGTGGAGAACTGGCCGGTCCAGCCCGTCCGAGAGTTACAACATGATGACGGTTTCTAGTTAGAAGTTACTGTTCCTTGTACAGTTATGTATGTATCCCAGTTCTGTGATAAACTTAATTGTAACTGAGGTCTtgactcttttctttttttattggtAGCGGCGGGAGCTTTTCACCCTGTATCATCCGAGTTGTAACCGTACTGCCAATCCTTGGGGCCAAGGGCTAACGTGTAAAGCAGCTCTTCAGTCTGCCCGTTACTCTGGAACATGTACTGTAAATGCACTGTACAGCCGGTTGGTTGTTTTACACATTTATATTTTCGAGGAAATTCCGGTATTTGTAATAAAAAGCGACGCTGTAGCACTTCATGGTGGAATTTTAGTCAAGATTAacactttgtttaaaaaaaaacaagacagaaaaacaaactcaatTTGAAAGCAATAACACAAAGGGGATTAAAGCAGAAGCAGCGAGCTGCACATCAATCTCCACTGACTTGTCTGCACAGACTTTTCTCAGGGTCATTCAAGTTTGGCTGCAGGGCACAaatcacagaagtattttttacctttttcaaagcatgtgttttgtttatttgggaGCTGGGTTTCATCACGCCCCGATGTTCTGACAGAAGGGGTTGGGGAATTTGTCTATCTTACTTCTAGTCAGCAAAGTAGAATAATAAAGACTTGCTCAAAGTGCTTTTGACTTGTTTTTTATTGTCTGGTctctgttctgtgatttttcttgttttccttttgagacATTGCTCTCAAAGCTTGCCACAGCTCTTTCTAGTCGCTGCAGATCCCGCACCTTTAGCAGGGAGAAGCTCTGAATATTCACCTTTATTTCAGCTCGCTGCAACATGCTTAGTACCAGTAAAGCTTGCTCAGCAGTGTgcctgagcagggctgtgtggtTCACTGTGCTGGATGAAACTGAATGGAAGCAGTAATATGCTTCTAACACTTGATCTGTAGCAGAAGTATTTTTGGATTCACTGAGTTTGTTTAAAGCAGTGACTTAAACCCATGTAGGGAGCTGGAGTGAAAGGCTGTGATATTTGCCGTTGCTGATCTGCTGGGAGTTAAGGAACTGCTGTTCCTTACAGCAGCTCAGAATTCTCCTTCTGTCAGCTTGGATTTGCAGTTTGGTAAAATCAGAACCAGAAGCAGTGGGGTCACTACAACAGCCAAAGCGTGTTTCTGGTTTGTGTGATGACTTGGTAGTCCGGTGAAGGATCCCATTCtatggctgtgctgtgtcagaAGCCACGGTTTGTAAGGTAGCAATGCAGGCTGCACTTCTGGTAGCCTGCagtctgagcagagctgggtgcttgATGAGAAGGAGCTTTGTCTCGTGTTCATCTGTCAGCAAAAACCATCTTGTGCTATGTCAATAACGTGGTAAAGCATGCAGCGAGGGGGCaagtctgggcagcctgggaaGGGTAGAACCCGGCCTGCATAAGGagcttttctctttgcattaGAGAAAGCTGTGGCTTACTGGTTGCACTTTGCCTCGATTGCTGCTTGCCCTGCTGTTTTGGAGGCAGGCTTGGCTGGTAGGCTCTGTTTAATCTGAACAGAATGCACAGTGCCATGTTCTCAGTgagcaaagctttgtaaaaaTTGATTTTGTTCCTTGCCTGTCACTCCAGGAAATGAGTGTCTGGGTTACTTTTACTAAGAAACGGATGTTTAAGGTTTTGCAGCAAACTGCCTTTAGTAAAACAAGattgaaaaatcatttcttatAACACTGTCTGATTTCCTTACTAACCTTCACCTCTGTTCCTGATTGATTTGCCTGcactgaatatttatttcctcaGGACCTCTAGGGGTCAAATTCGATGCATTTGTTGCTAATTGAACAGAGTAACTTAAAATCTGGTGCAGAGAGCTGCCCTCTGTGGCTGAGTGCCCTTTGGAGGACAACGCTCCATGCTGCCCGCTCACTTAACAGCAGCTCTTACACAGCAGGAAGTGTTTGAGGCAGCTGTTAGAGGTGAACTGGCAGCTGGGCATGGCTTCTACGTGCTGGACGTGGTTGGGCAGACACAAAGTAGATACGGTGGCTTTTTCATGTGCTCTTTTCTTGCCTGCTGTGTAAGATGAATCCAGCCGTGTgccttctgttgcttttgtaaGGGTTTGTTAATCCTGCTATGTTCAGTGGGATATTTCACACACTGTGTGTAGTGTCTTGTCTTGGTATCCCTGTACTTGAACCTGCCCTGCAGGTTTGGTGCTAATCATTAGAAAGGACTTTTTTGTCAGTGTAATTCAAGTTCAGTTGCATATTCTTAATCTGCTCTGTAGCCCATTGGGTGAAGGGGGCTGGGAGGTTCAGAGCAAACACACCGAATCAAGAGCTGCAAGTAAATGCATTGTAAAGAGCTTGTGACATCTACAAGTACATTCCACTGCTTTAAAATCAGAGGCTCCCAACAGCACAAAGAAAGGCTTTTCTGGTGGAATGCAGCTCTTGGTAGAAAGCCAAGGGGGCTGTTTAGATGAAGAAGGTAACCTTAGTGTGTTTTCCTTAGAAGAGGAGGGGTTTGGCTTTCTTGTTGCAACAGCACAAtacaaaatacttaaaatgGCAACAGTTCTTGCACAAGGCTGACCACATCTGCTCCGGTGTGATTTAGAAGAGAAGGTTTTGGGTTCCGTAAGGAGAACTAATGTATGCCAGCCTTCTTGGAGCAGTAGAAGTGCATGGGGAATGGTATCTGATGTCAAGCCTGCTTGTAGGAAGATGAGTTACCTGCTGGGTAAGTAAAGCTAAAGGAAGGAACATTTACACATGACCAAGCATGCATTTGCCTGTTTCTCCAAAGACTGCCTTGCTGCAAAGATGGATAAATAATCTTTGTCCTGTGAACTACACAGCAAAACCCATATCAGACAGGAGGTCCTGTCAGCTGGTGCCACCTTACTGCTTGCTTGCCGCACACCACACGGCTGGTCCCCACCTCAGTGAAGGAACAGAGCGGTGCTGAGCTGTGCGCTGAACGGCTGAGCAATAAGCCTTCATTTCTTCATACATGCCTGAGCTCTGTGCCAAGAACCGAGCATGGATCCGGATCCCAGCACTCCTCCCGTCCTCTGCCGCTCTGTCAGCACTGACCTTACGGTGGTTTTTCACTGCACTGAGAACAACAGCAGATGAGTGCAGACGCAGTGCTGACGTAATCGTTAACTACGACATCTTCTGCCCGACCCGGCTGCATTCACACAACCTGCTCTTTGCTGTGTGTCTTTGTTTGCCTTAGAATGCTGTTTGTTGGTGGAGCACCTTAGAGAGGTGCAGCGTGTCCTGATGCGATCAGAGCGGGATTTGGGCAGGACAGCCCTTTTGTAGaacactgctcactgctgttaATGACAGTGCTTTACTTCTAGTAAAGATCCTTATCATGAAGTGAATTAGTGCTATATTAAACCCATCTCTTGCAATTAttagttattattttcttctatcttAGGACACCTACTCGTGAGCAATTACCTGGTTATCCCAAAACTCACCAGGAATTGCCATCACGGTCCCACCGCTATCCTACATTTTATGGAGTGTTTGGTTCTTGTGGCTATGCTTTTCCCTACAAAATTCTGAACACGATCTCAGCATTACTTGCTTGGAATCCTGGATGCATCTCCTCATCCCTGCATAGCAGCAAGTTACCCACGTTATCAAATAGAGATAGGCAATATTTGTTTGCCTTGTTTCAGCAACTTTACTGTCCTCATCTTAGCACTAGAGTGATTTTAGTTGGTGGCATACATTAAGAGATCATTGCTTTTTGCACAGCtgtttattctttcttgttttaacCATGGAATTCTCCTGTCAGGCTACTGGttctcttcagattttgttACTTGAGAATCCACATCTGCTGGCTTCATGTTCTGCTCCTTCCATTGGTGTACTTGCTTCTTAACTTATCTTTCCTTGTTTCACCAGCGCTGTTCTTGATAGCTCTGATGTTGTGAGTATTGGGCCCACCTATTGTACTTGTGGTCTTGTTGTGGATTTAATCTATCCCAGTGacaattgctgctgttttgcttttagtaTATAGCTATGGCAAGCCTTCACTGAGAAGCAAACTGCCAATATGAGCTCGTAAGTTTGGTAGCTTCTCAGGAGAGCAGTATTTCACATTCACATAGAGATTTTTCTACATTTGTACATATAGAGGTCTTAGGGCCACACCTGTGCCTCCATCTACTTGCAGCACTGCGGCTGCCCCTGTTTGTGGTCAGTATGACTGCCCAGCCTTCTGAAGGCAGCCAGCCCgcactgctgtgagctgcagctggccaGAGAGCGCTGTGCGGAGGAAGGGTGCCACTGAGTCCTCAAACAGCTGAGCTTCACTGCCCACTGCATGCCAGCACGGGATGCTCACTGCGCTCTGGGAAAAGGGACCTGCCTTTACCATGCTTACCTCATATTCGGTGCATGGAGGGCGCGGGTAGAAATGGACTGGGAGAACAGCATCTTGTCCTTTGTGCCCCAGAACGGGATGGGCTGatactgaaacagaaagcattgAATGCTGCCATGTGGGCTGTGAGCTGTTTTTTCAAGAGGTTGAAGCATACATGGGAAAACCTCGGTCAATAGTAATTAAACATGTTCGATGGTAATTAAATACACACCTGAACTCAGTAGTAGTGCTGAACGTTTGATGGGGAATTGAGTGTTTTGGTGGACGGAGGTTTTGCTGAACAAAATTGGTTGAGAATTGTGAGCCACAGTATTAATGGACGTGATTTTTCCTGCTAGCATTTCTTCTGCACACTTTGGCTGTAATCTCTGGCAGCCATTGCTCCTTGCTGCTTGTAAAGAGAAGGCTGTTGCTTCCACAAGAAGTCTGAAGACACTTTGTGacatgaaaactgaaacaaggCTGGAAACCATTGTTAGCTGAAATTAGAGGTCTTTTGCCTTGTGATCCAAAGCAGGCTGTATATCTAATTCAGTTTACTTCCTTACACgacttcttatttttctcttcctttttacctttctgtgtttttctcctttatgtcaaataatctttttttttccttcatgaatTTTTCTAACCCTCCATACCAGCTTGAAATCAGAAGAGATTCATGCTGGTTTGTTGGCAGCCACCATTCTCGACGGGGAACATCAGAGCAGACACAGTAACCAGCACTGGACTGACCAGGGGAGATTAACCCTGGGCTTTGGAGATATTCTTCTGGCCCTTTATTCTCCAGCCAAGCTGGGCAGCGTGGTACCATTCCTTCATGTTGCTTTCGTGTTCTCTTCTTATTGCAGTCGTATCATTAAACGACCCAGAAGTTGCACTCAGAAGCAGAGCGATCCGTTCCGTCTGTTCTGCTGTCCTTTCACAACCATCCCTGCCTGAGAACGCTGAGATCTGCATCAGCTTTGTCAAACCAGTGGGGAGAAACAGCCATGGATTGAGGGAAGCTCCCTGATGGTTTACACAGCTTCTTAAGTAGGGTTCTAGAAAGCTGTACACACATGGTTTCTATGTCTGCTGCTGAGAAGCTTTAGGACACTTGATTTTATTCAGTCGTTCGCtcgtttatttatttatttagagtAGATGCTTCCTATGgagatttaattttatatttctgaaaagcagttttttttgtttggttttgttttgtttttcctaagaTTTGCCCCCCTGTGACAATCTAGGGATGAGCCATCCATGGCCATTGTGTTTTTGTAGCACAAATCTGGTCATTCCGCCGCCTGTAGGCGAATTGCTCAACACGCAGCTCATCACAGCTTTATTTGCACTGCTTCACACCTAAACAAATTAAAGGCGGGATTCCCTTCCCAGCAAAGGCACCTCAGCATCATGCCTACATCT from Lagopus muta isolate bLagMut1 chromosome 11, bLagMut1 primary, whole genome shotgun sequence encodes the following:
- the LOC125698673 gene encoding protein BTG1-like; protein product: MRTETSTAAAFVTRLLRAAGGIGEEQLRCFREYLQEALREHYKHHWFPTAPTKGSGYRCIRINHQMDPLIGKAAAMIGLSHERLFQLLPSELTLWVDPFEVSYRIGEDGSICVLYESPQPGAKASKALESRSSCKKWRTGRSSPSESYNMMTVSS